Genomic DNA from Marispirochaeta aestuarii:
CGATACGTTTATCCGAGAGACCCATGCGTTTGGCCCTGAGAAGCAGGTCGCCGCCAAGGTGGCCCGCCGCCAGCTCATCCTCCAGTTCCACCTGCTTCAGCATATAGTGCAGAAACCAGGGATCGAACATGGTTCTCTCCTGAAGCCGTTTGAGAGCCCGTTTTCCTTCCCGCTTGAGTACCGTGAAAGCCGCGAAGATCCTCCGGGGGTGCAGGGTATCCAGCATGGCATCGAGTCCGTCGTAACCGATGGAAAGTTCCTGAAGACCTTCGACCCCCAGCTCCGCGGAACGCAGGGCCTTGTTCAGGGCCTCAGGAAAGGTCCGTCCCAGGGCGAGGGATTCGCCCACGGATTTCATCTGGGTCCCCAGCTGTTTGTAACCCAGGGGAAACTTTTCCAGCTCGAAACGGGGAACCTTTACAGCCACGTAGTCCAGGGCCGGTTCGAAGCAGGAGACGGTTTTTCCGGTTATCTCGTTGGTTATCTCGTCCAGGGTATAACCGACGGCAAGCTTCGCACTGCAGCGGGCAATGGGAAATCCCGTCGCCTTGCTTGCCAGGGCGGAAGAGCGGGATACCCGGGGATTCATCTCTATGATCACCAGCCTCCCGGTATCGGGCTTGACGGCGAACTGAACGTTCGATCCGCCGCAATCCACCCCGACGGCCCGCAGGGTCTCGATGGAGGCGGTTCGCATAATCTGGTATTCCCTGTCGGAGAGGGTCTGAATAGGCGCTACGGTTATGCTGTCCCCGGTGTGGATACCCATGGGATCAAGATTCTCGATGGAACAGACAATCACTGCGTTATCCATCCGGTCCCGCATGACCTCCATCTCGAACTCCTTCCAGCCCAGAAGGGACTCCTCCACCAGGGCCTCGTGAACAGGGCTCTCTTCAAGGGCCCTGGAGACAAGGTCGTCAAGTTCCTCCATCTCGTAGGCGATGCTGCCCCCCATTCCTCCCAGGGTGTAACTGGGTCGTATGATCATGGGGAGTCCCACCTCCTCGGCAAGCGCCCGGGCTCCGGCCAGGTCTCTGGTCATTACCGAACGGGGGGTATCCAGTCCGATCTTTGTCGCCAGGTCCTTGAAGCGTCCCCGATCCTCCGCCAGGCGGATCGCTTCCACGGTGGCCCCGATCAGCTCGACCTTGTACCTGTCCAGGATTCCCCGGTCGTAGAGTTCCAGGGAGAGGTTAAGCCCGGTCTGGCCGCCCATGGTCGGCAGCAGTGCATCGGGACGCTCTTTTTCTATGATCTTTTCAACGTACTGGGGTTTGAGAGGTTCGGTATAGATAACGTCGGCGATGCCGGGGGTGGTCATGACGGTCGCGGGATTCGGGTTCACCAGAACGACCCGGTACCCCTCTTCCTTGAGGGCTGCCACTGCCTGGGTTCCGGAATAGTCGAATTCACAGGCCTGGCCGATTACTATAGGACCTGAGCCTATAATCATAATGGTGGATAAATCTTTCCGTGCCGGCATTAAGCTTCTCCTCCTGTCTCCGTTTCAAAGCGCTGCATCTCGTCGTAAAAACGCCGGAAGATCCACAGGGAATCATGGGGTCCCGGCGCCGCTTCCGGATGAAACTGGCTTGTATAGATTCGCTTTTCGTCATTGATGATGCCTTCGATTGTTCTGTCGTTGGCGTTCCGGAACCAGACCCGGGTATCCCCGGGCAGACTCTCTTCGTCCACATCGAAGCCATGGTTCTGACTCGTTACAGCAACACGGCCGGTAAGCTCGTCCCGTACCGGGTTGTTGCAGCCGTGGTGGCCGAACTTCATCTTGCGCGTTCTGGCCCCCAGAGCACTGGCTATGAGCTGATGCCCCAGGCAGATGCCGAAAAGAGGTACCTTTCCGACGAGTTTTTTTATCTCTCCGATAAGACCATCAAGGGTCGCGGGATCTCCGGGACCGTTGGAAAAGAGAACCCCCTGGGGAGACAATTCCAGTATCTCCTCCGCAGAGGCACCGGAAGAAAGCACCCGTATTCCCACGCCGAATTTTTTCATCTCCCGAAGGATGTTGCCCTTTGTCCCGCAGTCGACGGCAACCAGCTTCAGGTCCCCGTCGCTTATTATATTTTCGTCTTCCGTAATTCCGACTTCGGGAATACAATTCCTCCCCTCCATGGAGGGAAAGGAGTTCAAATAGCTTTTCACCTTTTTCAGTTCCCCGTCGTCCAGGGAATCTTCCGCGGCAGGGCGTACTATTATTCCGTTCCGGCTGCCTGAATCCCGCAGATGGAGGGTCAGAGCCCGCGTATCAAGACCGGCAATTCCCGGGGTACCGTACTTTTTCAGAAATTCACTGAGGCTCAGACGCCCGGGCGGTACGGGCCCGTCATAGTATTCCCTCACCACGAAGCCCTGGGCTTTGACCCGGGGTAAAAGCCGGTCTTCCGGTCCGTTCTCCGACCATGAATCGTCGGTGCCGTAATTACCCATATGAGGGTAGGTCATGACGACAATCTGTCCGGTATAGGAGGGATCAGTCAGGATTTCATGATAACCGGTCATGCCGGTATTGAAGACCACTTCTCCAACACCTTTGGAAAACTCATGTAATTCCGGCAGATCATCTACCTTTGGGGGATCGGCACCGAAGGAAAAACCGGAAAAACAGGAACCGTCATCAAGTATCAGGTAAGACCGCACTTTCGACCTCCTCGAGAAAGCGACATATGGATACTTATGCAGTATTAACTGCATAAATATACATTCAAGATTTAAAAAAAAGCCGGCAGATTGCCGGCCTAATTAGTCCCTAGGGGAATCGAACCCCTCTTTGAAGAATGAGAATCTCCTGTCCTAGCCGATAGACGAAGGGACCACTAAGCAGCCCGAGAAGGATTTGAACCCTCACAAACAGAACCAGAATCTGCTGTGCTACCGTTACACCATCGGGCTTTGTTCTTGGCGGGAAAAATACTATATCTTTCCTTTACTGTCAATAGAGGCAATCCAAAAAACTTATTCGCCCAGGTAATCCACAAGGGTGGTGATCTCAAGATCCTGAAGCTTATCGCTATAGTTCAGAAAAGGGAGCCCCACTACACCGAACAGGTCGCTCACTTCACCCCCTGCTTTGCGTATGAGGGATGCAGCTCCGGACAGGGTGCCGCCGGTTGCTATAAGGTCATCCACCAGCAGGACCCTGCCGTTTTCCGGAACATCCGTCAGGTGAACATGAAGCTCGTCTTCTCCGTACTCGAGACTGATTTTCTGACTTATCGTTTCTCCCGGCAGCTTTCCCGCTTTACGTATCAGAATGAGCGGCAAGCCTCTGTGAACCGCAAAAGGCGCGGCAAAGACAAAGCCCCTGGCTTCAATGGCCGCTACAGCGTCAAAGTCATCCTTCTGATACCTCTGATCCATGGCATCGATAACCAGCCTGAAGGATTCCGGATCTGCGAGAATACTGGTAATATCGTAAAAAAGAACCCCGGGTTTTGGAAAATTCGGAACCCGGCGGATAACCGCATCCAGTTTCGCGGCGATATCGGCTTTATACATGGGGGTACTACTCCTTCCCTTTCTGTTCTATCTGCCGTTATCATTTATACATCGCAGGGACAGGTATTTCAAGCACATGGAACCGGCAATAGTAACTCTTATCTTGTCAAAGGATTACCACCTCTAGTATACTCTGCGGCTTTCTCCGCTGATTGACTAAAAAGCTCAGGATGATATAATGGAAGGATTGATGGACGGCAACACACGGCACCGCTCCGGAGAGTTAAAAGAGTTGCTTTCCGCTGCTTATACGCGTACCAGGGATGGAGACTTTGCAGGCGCCGAACTCAACCTGGAAGAGGCCCTGCGAACCGATTTTGAAGATGAGGAGGTTATTTCCTCCCTTAAATGTGTCCATTTCTGGAAAGAACGCTTTGACAGGGTTGACGAAGCGGCAAATGATTTCGAAAAAGGGGATTTTCTTCTACGTGAATGGAAGGCGTTTCTCCTTTTTTTGAACCGCGTGCCCGGAGCTGTGGAAGAGTGCCTGTATGCTCTCCGGCATTGTATTTTTGGCGCAGCCCTGGCTGCATACAGACGATTTGCCCAGAACAACGACGGCAATGACCCCGAGCTGCAGTATCGTATTGGTCTTTGCCTGAAAAGGATGGGGGATTACCAGAACGCAGCAGAATATCTTGAACTCGCATCCGCAAGGGATGGCGAGAATGCCGGATATCTTGCTGAGCTGGCGGATTGTTACGCATTCCTGAACGAAGTAAGGGTATCAAAGGTCTTCTTTAGGGAGGCCTTTTATATTGACCCCCAGGGGATCGACCTGCAGAGTCTCGAATCCCTGCTGATTCGCCGTCTGATAGACGAGGTGGGCAAAAAAAACTACCCGCCGCCGGTAGCACAGGAGTGGATTCCCGTGTTCGGTGTAATCTACGGCGTTTTCTCGGTCAAACGGGAGCTAAGACCCCTGGAGCTCGGAAAGCTGCGGCAGGGTATTTTCTCGCTGGAAAAGCGTGTTCTTGAGGAACCGGAAAACGATATTCTGGTTCCACGACTTATAAACCGTTATTTCTGGCTGATCGATCATTATGTTAATATCAGGGATTCCCGTCCTAAAATAGACGAAGTCCTTGAAAAAATTAAGGCATTAGACCAGCAAGTCTACGAATTATATGCAAACTAGAATGGAGTTTGAAAGATGTCTACCCAAAGCGTAAAAGCTGTGAGCGAGCTGTTGAATGAAGAAAAATGGACAAGGGCTACCCTGAACAGCTATGGAATAAATAACTTCCAGGAACTGGACGCAGTTATTGCCGATGTAGTCGATGACGGCAGTGAAGAAGAGGTGCGGGAAATCTGTGAAGAACATCTGAAGCACACAAAGAACAGTATCATTGCCCTCTACATAGCAGGAATTCTCGCATTACGGCGTCAGCTGGTTGATGATACAAACCTTGTGATGATTATAAATATCTTCACCGACAACCGCAAATGGAATATCGTCGAATACCTGTGCAAGCGCATC
This window encodes:
- the carA gene encoding glutamine-hydrolyzing carbamoyl-phosphate synthase small subunit, coding for MRSYLILDDGSCFSGFSFGADPPKVDDLPELHEFSKGVGEVVFNTGMTGYHEILTDPSYTGQIVVMTYPHMGNYGTDDSWSENGPEDRLLPRVKAQGFVVREYYDGPVPPGRLSLSEFLKKYGTPGIAGLDTRALTLHLRDSGSRNGIIVRPAAEDSLDDGELKKVKSYLNSFPSMEGRNCIPEVGITEDENIISDGDLKLVAVDCGTKGNILREMKKFGVGIRVLSSGASAEEILELSPQGVLFSNGPGDPATLDGLIGEIKKLVGKVPLFGICLGHQLIASALGARTRKMKFGHHGCNNPVRDELTGRVAVTSQNHGFDVDEESLPGDTRVWFRNANDRTIEGIINDEKRIYTSQFHPEAAPGPHDSLWIFRRFYDEMQRFETETGGEA
- a CDS encoding adenine phosphoribosyltransferase, whose product is MYKADIAAKLDAVIRRVPNFPKPGVLFYDITSILADPESFRLVIDAMDQRYQKDDFDAVAAIEARGFVFAAPFAVHRGLPLILIRKAGKLPGETISQKISLEYGEDELHVHLTDVPENGRVLLVDDLIATGGTLSGAASLIRKAGGEVSDLFGVVGLPFLNYSDKLQDLEITTLVDYLGE
- a CDS encoding tetratricopeptide repeat protein, producing the protein MEGLMDGNTRHRSGELKELLSAAYTRTRDGDFAGAELNLEEALRTDFEDEEVISSLKCVHFWKERFDRVDEAANDFEKGDFLLREWKAFLLFLNRVPGAVEECLYALRHCIFGAALAAYRRFAQNNDGNDPELQYRIGLCLKRMGDYQNAAEYLELASARDGENAGYLAELADCYAFLNEVRVSKVFFREAFYIDPQGIDLQSLESLLIRRLIDEVGKKNYPPPVAQEWIPVFGVIYGVFSVKRELRPLELGKLRQGIFSLEKRVLEEPENDILVPRLINRYFWLIDHYVNIRDSRPKIDEVLEKIKALDQQVYELYAN